CTGCGACAGGAAACGCTGAATCTTACGGGCGCGGGCCACGGTGAGCTTGTCTTCCGGCGCCAGTTCGTCCATACCCAGAATGGCGATGATGTCGCGCAGTTCCTTGTAGCGCTGCAGCGTGCCCTGCACGTCACGGGCCACCTTGTAGTGCTCCTCACCCACCACCTGCGGGTCGAGCTGGCGGCTGGTGGAGTCGAGCGGATCGACAGCCGGGTAGATACCCAGGGCGGCGATGTCACGCGAGAGCACCACGGTGGAGTCCAAGTGGGCGAAGGTGGTGGCAGGCGACGGGTCGGTCAAGTCATCGGCAGGCACGTACACGGCCTGGATCGAGGTGATCGAGCCGACCTTGGTGGACGTAATACGCTCTTGCAGACGGCCCATTTCTTCGGCCAGCGTCGGCTGGTAGCCCACGGCGGAAGGCATACGGCCCAGCAGTGCGGACACTTCGGTACCGGCCAGCGTGTAGCGGTAGATGTTGTCCACGAAGAACAGCACGTCACGGCCTTCGTCACGGAAGGACTCGGCGATGGTCAGGCCGGTCAGGGCCACGCGCAGACGGTTGCCCGGGGGCTCGTTCATCTGGCCGTAGACCATGGACACCTTGGACTCGCCCAGGTTCTCCAGGTTCACGACGCCGGAATCGGCCATTTCGTGGTAGAAGTCGTTGCCCTCGCGGGTACGCTCGCCCACGCCGGCGAACACGGACAGACCCGAGTGCGCCTTGGCGATGTTGTTGATGAGCTCCAT
This DNA window, taken from Acidovorax sp. HDW3, encodes the following:
- the atpD gene encoding F0F1 ATP synthase subunit beta — protein: MAQVQGKIVQCIGAVVDVEFPRDQMPKVYDALKLEGSALTLEVQQQLGDGIVRTIALGSSDGLKRGLMVTNTAAAITVPVGKATLGRIMDVLGNPIDERGPVSQELTASIHRKAPAYDELSPSQELLETGIKVIDLVCPFAKGGKVGLFGGAGVGKTVNMMELINNIAKAHSGLSVFAGVGERTREGNDFYHEMADSGVVNLENLGESKVSMVYGQMNEPPGNRLRVALTGLTIAESFRDEGRDVLFFVDNIYRYTLAGTEVSALLGRMPSAVGYQPTLAEEMGRLQERITSTKVGSITSIQAVYVPADDLTDPSPATTFAHLDSTVVLSRDIAALGIYPAVDPLDSTSRQLDPQVVGEEHYKVARDVQGTLQRYKELRDIIAILGMDELAPEDKLTVARARKIQRFLSQPFHVAEVFTGSPGKYVPLSETIRGFKMICAGECDHLPEQAFYMVGTIDEAFEKAKKMA